In Arthrobacter sp. B3I9, the following are encoded in one genomic region:
- a CDS encoding bifunctional phosphatase PAP2/diacylglycerol kinase family protein produces the protein MRSVLRKAPGRLAGLDRKLVRAVSAFPGGSHDDFFRRLSAAATKGKLWFGIAALMALVPGRTRRAALHGLLAQGVASAITNLGFKTLLPRARPLPEHLPVYRFVHPQPTSSSMPSGHSASAVAFALGVGLVRPAVGAALAPVAAGVAYSRVHTGAHWPSDVVFGSALGAAAALATRKWWPVRPPFPEVRRTAVSAAKLPDGEGLGIAVNTLGGSYAAETAAALQKVFPKAYIKLIPPGADIAEAVAAVATRAGVRALGVWGGDGTVGTAAATAVEHSLPLLVLPGGTLNHFARDAGIPNLKAAVKAATLGEAARADLGLVAVERGLPDSPEVQRLTMLNTASIGLYPNLVRRRELLQAALGKPLAGVVAMFRTFAAGTPSSLTVDGARHKLWILYIGRGRYYPRDHAPLVRPVLDDGVFDLRMITADESFARLRLLWSVLTGTVATSGITHLSESRSIRVEPGDTSMVLAVDGEVMPGVRAVDFSVLPGALTYYSPAP, from the coding sequence ATGCGAAGCGTGCTGAGGAAAGCGCCCGGACGGCTGGCGGGGCTCGACCGGAAACTGGTGCGCGCCGTCTCCGCGTTTCCGGGAGGAAGCCATGATGATTTCTTCCGTCGGTTGTCCGCCGCGGCAACCAAGGGAAAGCTCTGGTTCGGCATCGCGGCCCTGATGGCCCTGGTGCCGGGAAGGACCCGGCGGGCGGCCCTTCACGGGTTGCTGGCGCAAGGCGTGGCATCCGCCATCACGAACCTGGGCTTCAAGACCCTCCTGCCGCGGGCACGTCCCCTTCCGGAACATCTCCCGGTCTACCGGTTTGTCCACCCGCAGCCGACGAGCTCCTCCATGCCCTCCGGCCATTCGGCCTCGGCCGTGGCCTTCGCCCTCGGTGTGGGGCTGGTCCGCCCGGCTGTGGGTGCTGCGCTGGCTCCCGTCGCGGCCGGCGTGGCCTACTCCCGGGTCCACACCGGGGCCCACTGGCCCTCGGATGTCGTTTTCGGCTCCGCCCTCGGTGCCGCCGCTGCCCTTGCCACCCGTAAGTGGTGGCCTGTCCGGCCACCCTTCCCCGAGGTCCGGCGGACCGCTGTCAGCGCCGCCAAACTCCCCGACGGCGAAGGGCTGGGAATCGCGGTCAACACCCTGGGCGGGTCCTATGCCGCGGAGACGGCCGCGGCCCTGCAGAAAGTATTCCCCAAAGCGTATATAAAGTTGATTCCGCCCGGCGCGGATATCGCGGAGGCGGTTGCCGCTGTGGCCACCAGGGCCGGAGTCCGTGCGCTGGGCGTCTGGGGAGGCGACGGAACCGTCGGCACCGCCGCCGCGACCGCCGTCGAACATTCCCTGCCACTGCTGGTCCTGCCCGGCGGAACGCTCAACCATTTCGCGCGTGACGCCGGAATCCCGAATCTGAAGGCTGCCGTCAAAGCGGCAACCCTTGGGGAGGCGGCCCGGGCGGACCTCGGGCTCGTTGCCGTCGAGAGGGGACTTCCGGACAGCCCCGAGGTGCAGCGCCTGACCATGCTCAACACCGCCAGCATCGGGCTGTACCCCAACCTTGTCCGGCGCCGGGAACTGCTCCAGGCGGCCCTGGGCAAACCCCTGGCCGGTGTGGTTGCCATGTTCCGGACCTTCGCCGCGGGAACGCCGTCCAGCCTCACCGTCGACGGTGCACGGCACAAGCTGTGGATCCTTTACATCGGCCGCGGGCGGTACTACCCCCGCGACCATGCCCCGCTGGTCCGCCCCGTCCTGGACGACGGGGTCTTTGACCTCAGGATGATTACCGCGGACGAGTCGTTTGCCCGGCTCCGGCTTCTCTGGTCCGTGCTGACGGGGACGGTGGCAACTTCGGGGATCACGCACCTGAGTGAAAGCAGGAGCATCCGGGTGGAACCGGGCGACACCAGCATGGTCCTGGCGGTGGACGGAGAAGTGATGCCCGGTGTGCGCGCCGTCGACTTCTCCGTCCTGCCCGGTGCCCTCACCTACTACTCGCCTGCACCCTGA
- a CDS encoding MFS transporter, with product MAQTATAPQLKAASAATFVVFGINGLVFASWAARIPAVTATLQITSGQMGTLLLCVAVGSLIALPTAGHVVGRIGTSNTIRAAGLLAAAAGAGIALSLGVETVPGTALSLFFFGIGIGLWDVSQNIEGAAVEHKLGRTVMPQFHAAFSGGAFIGALIGAGLSTVGVGLPVHLLVIVAVVAATALWVPRYFLPFEPVAARPAGETGLPRGPRAWRDGRTLLVGVVVLGATLTEGGGNDWIAKAAVDGLRTEESTGALLFAVFVLAMTAMRFFGGRAIDAYGRVAVLRASMAAAALGLGLFVLAGDLWLATAGAALWGIGAALAFPVGMSAAADDPQHAAARVSVVSTLGYIAFLAGPPLLGYLGDVTGIRMALLVIVVPILVALLLAGAAKPLRTR from the coding sequence ATGGCTCAAACCGCAACGGCGCCGCAGCTCAAGGCCGCGTCCGCCGCCACTTTCGTGGTCTTCGGCATCAACGGACTGGTTTTCGCCAGCTGGGCCGCCCGCATCCCGGCAGTCACTGCCACCCTGCAGATCACTTCGGGACAGATGGGGACACTGCTGCTGTGCGTGGCAGTCGGTTCCCTCATTGCCCTGCCGACGGCGGGACATGTCGTGGGCAGGATCGGCACGTCCAACACCATCCGGGCGGCAGGCCTCCTGGCCGCGGCTGCCGGCGCGGGAATCGCGCTGTCGTTGGGCGTCGAAACCGTTCCGGGCACAGCATTGTCGCTCTTCTTCTTCGGCATTGGCATCGGGTTGTGGGATGTATCGCAGAACATCGAAGGGGCCGCCGTCGAGCATAAGCTCGGCCGCACCGTCATGCCGCAGTTCCACGCCGCCTTCAGCGGCGGTGCCTTCATTGGCGCCCTGATCGGCGCCGGACTGTCAACGGTCGGCGTCGGGCTGCCGGTCCACCTGCTGGTGATCGTTGCGGTCGTTGCGGCGACGGCATTGTGGGTGCCGCGCTACTTCCTGCCGTTCGAACCGGTGGCTGCCCGGCCCGCGGGAGAGACCGGCCTTCCCCGCGGGCCGCGCGCCTGGCGTGATGGCCGCACCCTGCTGGTCGGCGTCGTGGTTCTCGGCGCAACGCTCACCGAGGGCGGGGGAAACGACTGGATCGCGAAAGCCGCCGTGGACGGTCTGCGCACCGAGGAGTCCACGGGGGCCCTGCTGTTTGCCGTCTTTGTCCTGGCCATGACGGCCATGCGCTTCTTCGGCGGACGGGCGATCGATGCCTACGGCCGGGTGGCTGTGCTCAGGGCCAGCATGGCTGCTGCCGCGCTCGGGCTGGGCCTCTTCGTTCTTGCCGGCGACCTCTGGCTCGCGACCGCGGGCGCTGCACTCTGGGGAATCGGGGCTGCCCTGGCGTTCCCGGTGGGCATGTCCGCGGCCGCCGATGATCCCCAGCACGCGGCCGCCCGGGTCTCGGTCGTCTCGACCCTGGGTTACATAGCCTTCCTCGCCGGCCCGCCGCTGCTGGGTTACCTGGGCGACGTGACCGGCATCAGGATGGCCCTGCTGGTGATCGTGGTTCCGATTCTGGTGGCCCTCCTGCTCGCCGGCGCCGCGAAGCCCCTCCGCACCAGGTGA
- a CDS encoding ABC transporter ATP-binding protein, giving the protein MIEARGLTKVYGDKTAVAGVNFTVEAGRVTGFLGPNGAGKSTTMRMIMGLDRPTSGTVTVNGIPFARHASPLRDVGALLDAKAVHTSRSAYNHLLAMAATHSITRKRVHEVIEMTGLADVAKKKVKGFSLGMGQRLGIAAALLGDPQTIILDEPVNGLDPEGVLWVRNLVKYLASEGRTVFLSSHLMSEMAVTADHLIVIGRGRIIADAPIQEIINGKGQSRTRVRSDQPDQLMRLFAGAGVTVEQQENELLEVTGLDPRQIARIALDGQVLVYELTPLQASLEEAYMELTKDDVEYHSLITTGADAPVQSGGNQP; this is encoded by the coding sequence ATGATCGAAGCACGAGGCCTGACGAAGGTTTACGGCGACAAGACCGCCGTCGCCGGCGTTAATTTCACTGTGGAAGCCGGCCGGGTCACCGGTTTCCTGGGTCCCAACGGGGCCGGCAAGTCCACCACCATGCGGATGATCATGGGACTGGACCGGCCGACGTCGGGCACCGTAACAGTCAACGGGATCCCGTTCGCGCGCCATGCCTCGCCGTTGCGCGACGTCGGAGCCCTGCTGGACGCCAAAGCCGTCCACACCAGCCGTTCGGCCTACAACCACCTCCTGGCAATGGCCGCCACGCACAGCATCACCAGGAAGCGCGTGCACGAGGTCATCGAAATGACCGGCCTGGCCGACGTTGCGAAGAAAAAGGTCAAGGGCTTCTCGCTGGGCATGGGCCAGCGGCTCGGCATCGCCGCAGCGCTCCTCGGCGACCCGCAGACGATCATCCTGGACGAGCCGGTCAACGGCCTGGACCCGGAAGGTGTCCTCTGGGTGCGGAACCTCGTGAAGTACCTGGCGTCCGAGGGCCGCACGGTGTTCCTGTCCAGCCACCTGATGAGCGAAATGGCAGTCACTGCGGACCACCTGATCGTGATCGGCCGGGGCCGGATCATTGCCGACGCCCCGATCCAGGAGATCATCAACGGCAAGGGCCAGAGCCGCACGCGCGTCCGCAGCGACCAGCCGGACCAGCTCATGCGCCTGTTCGCCGGAGCCGGTGTCACCGTGGAGCAACAGGAGAACGAACTGCTCGAGGTCACCGGCCTCGACCCGCGGCAGATAGCCCGGATCGCCCTGGACGGCCAGGTCCTCGTCTACGAGCTCACTCCGCTGCAGGCCAGCCTCGAGGAGGCCTACATGGAGCTCACCAAGGATGACGTCGAATACCACTCGCTGATCACCACGGGCGCCGACGCCCCCGTCCAGTCCGGAGGCAACCAGCCATGA
- a CDS encoding ABC transporter permease, whose protein sequence is MSSTTLKSEASVRGARTGNGTSPGPGPSFLRVLNSEFIKFRTLLSTLILLGSTVLVVVGFGALSAWGTGQFSEAASRDPRAAAAFAAQGGDLAVGVPTSGIAFAQLILGSLAVLLMSSEFTTGMARSTFAAVPRRIPAFAAKLLVVMVTAFVLTAVSVLLAGLVSLPILDNYDLKLDVASSQSVKLLLVNSLYVAAVAAIGMALGSLIRNSAGGIMSLVGLFFVAPIAFQLIPGDFFVEARKYLPGSTVEPMTAVEHVPKALEAWQAALVLGAWVVIPLLLAAFLLKKRDV, encoded by the coding sequence ATGAGCTCAACCACCCTTAAGTCCGAAGCCTCCGTCCGTGGCGCCCGCACCGGCAACGGCACCAGCCCCGGCCCCGGACCGTCCTTCCTCCGGGTCCTGAACTCCGAATTCATCAAGTTCCGGACCCTGCTGTCCACTTTGATCCTGCTCGGCTCCACGGTCCTGGTGGTGGTGGGCTTCGGTGCCCTCTCCGCATGGGGCACCGGACAGTTCTCGGAGGCCGCCTCGAGGGATCCCCGCGCGGCCGCCGCCTTCGCCGCCCAGGGCGGGGATCTCGCCGTGGGCGTCCCCACCTCCGGCATCGCCTTTGCCCAGCTGATCCTTGGCTCGCTCGCCGTGCTGTTGATGAGCTCGGAGTTCACCACCGGCATGGCCCGCTCCACCTTTGCCGCCGTGCCGCGGCGGATCCCCGCGTTTGCCGCCAAGCTCCTCGTCGTCATGGTGACCGCCTTCGTCCTGACCGCGGTTTCCGTCCTCCTGGCGGGCCTCGTGTCGCTGCCCATCCTGGACAATTACGATCTCAAGCTTGATGTGGCCAGCTCCCAGTCGGTCAAACTGCTGCTGGTCAACAGCCTCTATGTGGCAGCCGTGGCCGCGATCGGCATGGCTCTCGGTTCGCTGATCCGCAACTCCGCCGGCGGCATCATGAGCCTGGTGGGGCTGTTCTTCGTGGCACCGATCGCTTTCCAACTGATCCCAGGGGACTTCTTCGTGGAGGCCCGGAAGTACCTTCCCGGCAGCACCGTTGAACCGATGACCGCCGTCGAGCACGTCCCTAAAGCGCTCGAGGCCTGGCAGGCGGCCCTGGTGCTGGGCGCCTGGGTGGTCATCCCGCTGCTTCTTGCCGCGTTCCTGCTGAAAAAGCGGGATGTCTAG
- a CDS encoding sensor histidine kinase has product MIDPASVKDAPASQADASFAEITARRRGRLRRYLFQHPRVMDAVVVLCYLILVTPAAVESVRAGAWPVAVLLTVAAGVLLLRRAYPVPVAAIVAVIEIAITLMHPWGSNVSAGLWFSLYAVAAVRTRRSAVITLAAVTAPLALMYFVLAVGPLDGRLPDTVRTTPENFQLMAGIAAGISITLSNVIATGIGISVRQRREHEHEIAAWAERSAQLGSARERNRIAREMHDVVAHSLTVMVSLSDGAAVVVKKDPGRAGEVLGELSRTGRSALADMRRVLGVLRDDSAVGAPREPLVDGENLAKLLEGFRTAGLPLHYTHTGPSLPEDAAFQLAVYRIVQESLTNVLRYGRALGRVEVNVVRDGGQVMIDVYDDGKGTMETAAFLGSGQGLAGMRERARIYGGTVEAGPTPDGGWRMRAVLNCNGGIGN; this is encoded by the coding sequence ATGATCGATCCAGCCTCTGTGAAGGACGCACCAGCCAGCCAGGCTGATGCGTCCTTCGCCGAAATTACCGCGCGGCGGCGCGGCCGGCTCCGGCGCTACCTGTTCCAGCACCCTCGCGTCATGGACGCCGTCGTGGTGCTTTGCTATCTGATCCTCGTGACGCCGGCCGCGGTGGAATCTGTCCGGGCCGGTGCCTGGCCGGTCGCCGTGCTGCTCACGGTGGCTGCCGGAGTCTTGCTCCTCCGGCGGGCCTATCCTGTGCCGGTGGCGGCCATCGTGGCGGTGATCGAAATAGCGATCACCCTGATGCACCCCTGGGGATCCAACGTTTCCGCGGGGCTGTGGTTTTCGCTCTACGCGGTCGCTGCGGTGCGCACCCGGCGCTCCGCCGTCATCACGCTTGCGGCCGTCACAGCTCCGCTGGCGCTGATGTACTTCGTCCTCGCGGTGGGTCCTCTCGACGGCCGGCTGCCGGACACCGTGAGAACCACGCCCGAGAACTTCCAGCTCATGGCCGGCATCGCCGCGGGGATCAGCATCACGCTGTCCAACGTCATTGCCACCGGCATCGGAATTTCGGTCCGGCAGCGCCGGGAGCACGAGCACGAGATTGCGGCCTGGGCCGAGAGGTCCGCGCAGCTCGGTTCGGCCAGGGAACGCAACCGGATCGCCCGGGAAATGCACGACGTCGTGGCGCATTCGCTCACGGTGATGGTCAGCCTCTCGGACGGGGCCGCCGTCGTGGTCAAGAAGGACCCGGGGCGGGCCGGCGAGGTGCTGGGCGAACTCTCGCGCACCGGACGCAGCGCGCTGGCGGACATGCGGCGCGTGCTGGGTGTGCTGCGCGACGACTCTGCCGTCGGTGCCCCGCGGGAGCCGCTGGTGGACGGTGAGAACCTGGCCAAGCTGCTGGAGGGCTTCCGCACGGCGGGCCTGCCGCTGCACTATACGCACACGGGTCCCTCGCTGCCGGAGGACGCGGCGTTCCAGCTCGCCGTATACCGGATCGTGCAGGAATCTTTGACGAACGTGTTGCGCTACGGCCGTGCGCTGGGGCGCGTGGAGGTGAACGTTGTGCGCGACGGCGGCCAGGTCATGATCGACGTCTACGACGACGGCAAGGGCACCATGGAGACCGCGGCGTTCCTGGGCAGCGGCCAGGGGCTGGCCGGGATGCGCGAACGTGCCCGCATCTACGGAGGCACCGTGGAGGCGGGCCCCACCCCGGATGGCGGATGGCGTATGCGGGCAGTCCTGAACTGCAACGGGGGAATCGGAAATTGA